A genomic stretch from Hemibagrus wyckioides isolate EC202008001 linkage group LG20, SWU_Hwy_1.0, whole genome shotgun sequence includes:
- the sugp1 gene encoding SURP and G-patch domain-containing protein 1 yields the protein MESNDAARGGWKSKSAHQKSKFNVIMRQEELIAQKKREIEAKLAEQAKQNPSTPSKPPAESTSDSQGLTSNKFVNDGSFLQQFLKMQKEKSSPDSASSSDSKRSSSSSSQSQKKNVLVGKRPGLGVGSMLNQYKSYSHSKKTPLQIPRPSVFSSPDEDEDENDDSHYLEVKVSPPEDEDLVRIINRLAAFVAEGGPELERKASEDYKDNPMFSFLFEKDSKEYLYFRKKVAKLRQETHSSSTPADVSPSVDEETKKVAEKLARFVADGGPEVEAIAIKHNHDNPTFSFLYDHQSPAHRFYKSKVEEYRQAKSRSAPLPGVESSSGTKRPVPTSPVDTPAPYLLSSPQTEQHQDVGAAGAKRKRKSRWGSEDDKVDLPVPSVVVPQMVKPDPDAPSLSEQELIGLGYKKGKPVGLVGVTELSEEQKKQLKEQQEMQEMFDMIMKHKKAMQDMQLLWEKAVRDHQHEYDSDEEIDTRHGTWEHRLRKMEMEKTREWAEQLTEMGKGKHFIGDFLPPDELEKFMETFKALKEGRDPDYSEYKEFKLTVENIGFKMLMKMGWKEGEGLGSESQGIKNPVNRGTTAVDGAGFGVDRPAELSKNDDEYDAFRKRMMLAYRFRPNPLNNPRRPYY from the exons ATGGAGTCAAATGACGCGG CTCGAGGAGGCTGGAAAAGTAAATCAGCTCACCAGAAGAGCAAGTTCAACGTTATAATGCGACAGGAGGAGCTCATagcacagaaaaagagagaaatagaggccAAGTTAGCTGAGCAAGCCAAACAGAATCCATCGACCCCCAGCAAGCCACCAGCAGAAAG TACCTCTGATTCGCAGGGACTGACCTCAAACAAGTTTGTGAACGATGGAagctttcttcaacagtttctAAAGATGCAGAAGGAGAAATCCAGCCCGGATTCAG CTTCCAGCAGTGACTCCAAAAGGAGCTCATCTTCTTCCTCACAGAGCCAGAAGAAAAACGTTCTGGTTGGGAAACGGCCCGGTTTGGGTGTCGGCAGCATGCTCAATCAATACAAGAGCTATTCCCACTCCAAAAAGACGCCACTTCAGATCCCCAGACCGAGCGTCTTCAGCTCACCGGACGAGGATGAGGACGAGAACGACGATTCGCACTACCTGGAGGTTAAAG TTTCCCCCCCAGAGGATGAAGATTTGGTCCGCATCATCAACCGGTTGGCTGCTTTCGTTGCCGAAGGCGGGCCAGAGCTTGAGAGGAAAGCTTCGGAAGACTACAAGGACAATCCCATGTTCTC GTTCTTGTTTGAGAAGGACAGCAAGGAATATCTGTACTTTCGCAAGAAAGTAGCGAAACTTAGACAAGAGACGCACAGTTCATCTACACCAGCTGATG TCTCCCCCTCAGTGGACGAGGAAACAAAGAAGGTGGCGGAGAAGCTGGCCCGCTTCGTGGCCGACGGAGGGCCAGAGGTGGAGGCCATCGCTATCAAACACAACCACGACAACCCCACCTTCAG CTTCCTGTATGATCACCAAAGTCCAGCTCACCGCTTCTACAAGTCCAAAGTGGAGGAATACCGTCAGGCCAAAAGCCGATCTGCACCACTGCCCGGTGTCGAGTCCTCTTCAGGCACCAAGCGCCCGGTTCCGACTTCACCAGTTGACACACCAGCTCCTTACCTCCTCAGTTCACCTCAAACAGAGCAGCATCAGGACGTAGGTGCTGCAGGTGCAAAGCGCAAGAGGAAGAGTCGCTGGGGGTCTGAGGATGACAAAGTGGACCTGCCGGTTCCTTCCGTTGTCGTTCCTCAGATGGTTAAGCCAGATCCTGATGCTCCATCGCTGTCTG AGCAGGAACTGATAGGACTGGGTTATAAAAAAGGGAAGCCGGTTGGTCTGGTGGGAGTCACAGAGCTGTCTGAGGAGCAGAAGAAACAACTTAAAGAACAGCAAGAG ATGCAGGAAATGTTCGATATGATCATGAAACACAAGAAGGCAATGCAGGACATGCAGCTGTTGTGGGAAAAGGCTGTGCGTGATCACCAGCACGAGTACGACAGCGACGAGGAGATCGACACCAGGCACGGCACCTGGGAACACCGGCTCCGAAAGATGGAGATGGAAAAAACAAGGG AGTGGGCCGAGCAGCTGACCGAGATGGGGAAAGGAAAGCATTTCATTGGCGACTTTTTGCCACCTGACGAGCTGGAGAAATTCATGGAAACATTTAAGGCTCTAAAG GAAGGCAGAGATCCAGACTACTCCGAATACAAAGAGTTCAAGCTGACCGTAGAGAACATCGGCTTCAAGATGCTGATGAAGATGGGCTGGAAGGAGGGAGAAGGTCTGGGTTCCGAGAGTCAGGGGATCAAGAACCCTGTCAACAG AGGCACCACGGCAGTGGACGGTGCAGGCTTTGGAGTAGACCGACCTGCTGAACTAAGCAAAAACGATGACGAGTATGATGCTTTCCGCAAGAGAATGATGCTGGCTTACCGTTTCAGACCTAACCCTTTG AATAATCCAAGGAGGCCATATTACTGA
- the rab8a gene encoding ras-related protein Rab-8A translates to MAKTYDYLFKLLLIGDSGVGKTCVLFRFSEDAFNSTFISTIGIDFKIRTIELDGKKIKLQIWDTAGQERFRTITTAYYRGAMGIMLVYDITNEKSFDNIKNWIRNIEEHASADVEKMILGNKCDINEKRQVSKDRGEKLALEYGIKFMETSAKANINVENAFLTLARDIKAKMDTKLEGNNPQSNQGVKITTEQQKKSSFFRCVLL, encoded by the exons ATGGCGAAGACTTACgattatttgtttaaactgctgttgaTCGGGGATTCGGGAGTCGGGAAGACCTGCGTGTTGTTCAGATTTTCAGAAGACGCCTTTAACTCGACTTTTATCTCAACTATAG gTATCGATTTCAAGATTAGGACAATAGAGTTAGACGGCAAGAAGATCAAGTTACAGATATG GGACACAGCAGGACAGGAGCGATTCAGGACGATCACAACGGCGTATTACAGAGGCGCTATG GGCATTATGCTGGTATATGACATCACCAACGAAAAGTCCTTCGACAACATCAAGAATTGGATTAGAAACATAGAAGAG CACGCATCAGCAGACGTGGAGAAGATGATATTGGGCAACAAATGTGACATCAACGAGAAGCGACAAGTTTCCAAAGACAGAGGAGAGAAG CTGGCGTTAGAGTATGGCATCAAGTTCATGGAGACGAGCGCGAAGGCCAACATCAACGTGGAAAAC GCATTCTTAACACTCGCCAGAGACATTAAAGCAAAGATGGACACGAAACTG GAGGGTAATAATCCACAAAGCAATCAAGGAGTGAAGATCACCACCGAGCAACAGAAAAAGAGCAGCTTCTTCCGCTGTGTTCTACTGTGA
- the cib3 gene encoding calcium and integrin-binding family member 3: MGNKQTIFTQQQLDAYQDCTFFTRKEILRLFHRYRDLAPQLVPLDYTTQPDVRLPYELIGSMPELKDNPFRQRIAEVFSEDGEGNMTLDDFLDMFSVLSEMAPRDLKAYYAFKIYDFNNDDFICKSDLEKTLNKLTRNELTEDEVSMVCEKVLDEADMDNDGRLSLEDFQHMIVRAPDFLSTFHIRI, encoded by the exons ATGGGGAACAAGCAGACTATTTTCACTCAACAGCAGCTGGACGCGTATCAG GACTGTACATTCTTCACCAGAAAAGAAATTTTAAG actCTTTCATAGGTATCGCGATTTGGCCCCGCAGCTCGTCCCACTGGACTACACCACCCAGCCAGATGTGCGCCTACCCTATGAGCTGATCGGCAGCATGCCAGAGCTGAAG GATAACCCGTTCAGGCAGAGAATCGCAGAAGTGTTTTCCGAGGACGGAGAAGGAAACATGACCTTAGACGATTTCTTGGATATGTTCTCAGTGCTGAGCGAAATGGCACCAAGGGATCTAAAGGCCTACTACGCATTCAAAATCTATG actttAACAACGATGACTTCATTTGTAAATCGGACCTGGAGAAGACCTTGAACAAGCTTACTCGGAACGAGCTGACCGAAGACGAAGTGAGCATGGTGTGCGAAAAAGTCCTCGACGAGGCCGACATGGACAACGACGGCCGCCTGTCTCTGGAGGATTTCCAGCACATGATCGTGAGAGCGCCGGATTTCCTCAG CACATTCCATATcagaatataa